In Tenebrio molitor chromosome 8, icTenMoli1.1, whole genome shotgun sequence, a genomic segment contains:
- the Karl gene encoding apolipoprotein D: MTNPPIFRHPTAKMLSSRVFLLLLLLSCSCARRKRPEDKTKCPRVKAIRNFDLEQMMGRWYVIQYYASSEEALAYRCMRAEFTMSPFLADVTMNFTYSFTDDPINELLVGNITWTIPNPAVPSHWTHSEDTYEGIYNTFVLDSDYTSWALLLHCAEKSKVPRYLSSFIMSREPVLGVNVISYLRDKLPRYDIDLSYMFEMAQNDCNATLTDVPPSILANRRQPSLRRHPMKHHH, translated from the exons ATGACCAATCCACCAATCTTCCGTCACCCAACCGCAAAAATGCTGTCCTCGCGTGTTTTCCTGCTGCTCCTGCTCTTGTCCTGCTCCTGTGCCCGACGCAAGCGCCCCGAAGACAAAACCAAATGTCCCCGAGTGAAGGCCATAAGAAACTTCGATTTGGAACAG ATGATGGGGCGGTGGTACGTCATCCAGTACTACGCCAGTTCCGAAGAAGCTCTCGCGTATCGCTGCATGAGGGCTGAGTTCACAATGTCCCCCTTCTTGGCGGACGTGACCATGAACTTCACTTACAGCTTCACCGACGATCCTATCAACGAACTGCTCGTCGGGAACATCACCTGGACTATACCCAACCCGGCGGTACCATCGCACTGGACCCACTCGGAAGACACAT ACGAAGGCATCTACAACACCTTCGTCCTGGACTCGGACTACACCTCCTGGGCCCTGCTCCTGCACTGCGCCGAAAAATCCAAGGTCCCTCGGTACCTCTCGAGCTTCATAATGAGTCGAGAGCCGGTCCTGGGCGTCAACGTCATTTCCTATCTGCGCGATAAACTGCCGCGGTACGACATCGACCTCTCCTACATGTTCGAGATGGCCCAGAACGACTGCAACGCCACCTTGACCGACGTACCTCCGTCGATCTTGGCCAACAGACGTCAGCCGTCTTTGCGGCGACATCCCATGAAACATCACCACTGA